TATCTTTTCTAACTGGGGAGAGTGCTCCGGATAGAGGCTGCGTAAAGAGGTGACGGAACCGTTCAAACGGCGGGGTTGAGCGGATGAATTCCCATAGCCGTTCAGAGGAAGTTCATCGGTTAATAACTGCTGTAAAATCACCCCGAGAGAATAAATATCTGCGCGGCCGTCAAAAATTTGATTATCACTGAAGAGCTCGGGCGCCATAAAGTAAGAGAGATAAGTAGCCTCGGACTCGTCGATTTTAGGTAAATAGGAGGCAATCCAGTGGTGGCAAAAGTCAGCAATTTTGATCTGACCGTCTTCGGCGATGAAAATACTGGAAGGGTTAAGTACACCGTGAACGATTCCAGCGAGATGGGCCTGGCGCAGGATCGTAGAAACGCGGGTGAGAATTTGAATCACTTTTTTTATGATGAACGGATACTCCTCATGGATATGAAGGCTCAATGGCTTTAAATCGATGGGTTCTGAATCGATAAGATAGTGTCCATTTTCTTTGCCGAAGCGGTATATTTTACAAATGTTTTTATTATCTAATTTACTGGCAACACGCGCACCATCTAAAAAATTCGCACCACATATATCGTCACTTACTTCTCCATTGAGTACTTGCAGAAATCTTCTTTTCTCATCTATTAGATTCACCACTTCATAAACCGTAAAACAAAACTTGCGGCAGATTTTACGTGTGACTTTATAGTTTTTCAGATTCAATCCGCTCAAGGCATTCTTAACCTTTTGTTTTAAAAGTCAGGGTACCCCCTTATATATCGATAAGAAGTAACAAACCCTTAACTATAAACGGTTATGATTTAAAGGCTGAGCTCGGAAGGCCAAAAAAAAGAGCCGCCTCAAACTTCGAAGCGACTCTTTAATGGAAGGACCAGTGACAGTTTAATTATCGGCCAAACGAAATTGACCTTGCTATTTAGTTTGCAACTATTTTCAAATGTTAA
This window of the candidate division KSB1 bacterium genome carries:
- a CDS encoding serine/threonine protein kinase: MSGLNLKNYKVTRKICRKFCFTVYEVVNLIDEKRRFLQVLNGEVSDDICGANFLDGARVASKLDNKNICKIYRFGKENGHYLIDSEPIDLKPLSLHIHEEYPFIIKKVIQILTRVSTILRQAHLAGIVHGVLNPSSIFIAEDGQIKIADFCHHWIASYLPKIDESEATYLSYFMAPELFSDNQIFDGRADIYSLGVILQQLLTDELPLNGYGNSSAQPRRLNGSVTSLRSLYPEHSPQLEKILKLCLNRNPEQRYFNLGEFVTDLKSLNVVSSNS